Proteins from a single region of Juglans microcarpa x Juglans regia isolate MS1-56 chromosome 5S, Jm3101_v1.0, whole genome shotgun sequence:
- the LOC121268023 gene encoding vacuolar cation/proton exchanger 3-like isoform X2, which yields MASNVALPPHHHEPWLLENGNPKRLSKEIMRHGRTAHNMSSSSLRKKSDLTLVSRVPYACLRRLLANLQEVILGTKLFVLFPAIPLAILANCYGFGRPWIFALSLLGLVPLAERVSFLTEQIAYYTGPTVGGLLNATCGNATELIIAIFALKDRKISVVKYSLLGSILSNLLLVLGTSLFCGGIANLGREQKYDRRQADVNSLLLLLALLCHLLPMLFRYSGASAALTAEPALQLSRASSIVMLIGYVAYIVFQLWTHRQLFESQEDSELGDDDAVEETAVIGFWSGFTWLLGMTLIIALLSEYVVATIEDASDSWGLSVSFLSIILLPIVGNAAEHAGAIIFAFKNKLDITLGVALGSAAQIAMFVVPLCVIVAWIMGINMNLDFNVLETGSLALSIVATAFTLQDGTSHYLKGLVLLLFYIVIAACFFVSKTPLNQANIIIPGVRMTTEAVFSA from the exons ATGGCTTCAAACGTAGCACTCCCTCCTCATCACCATGAACCATGGCTGTTGGAAAATGGCAACCCCAAGAGGCTGAGCAAGGAGATCATGAGGCATGGCCGGACAGCACACAACATGTCATCCTCTTCCCTTCGCAAAAAGTCCGACCTCACTCTCGTCTCAAGAGTTCCTTATGCTTGCCTTAGACGCTTGTTGGCTAACCTTCAAGAAGTTATTCTTGGAACTAAGCTTTTTGTTCTCTTTCCTGCCATCCCTCTGGCCATTCTCGCCAATTGTTACGGTTTTGGAAGA CCATGGATTTTCGCGTTGAGTTTACTTGGACTGGTACCATTGGCTGAACGTGTCAGCTTTCTCACAGA ACAAATTGCTTACTACACAGGTCCTACAG TGGGAGGGCTCCTAAATGCAACTTGTGGGAATGCAACAGAGCTCATTATAGCAATATTTGCTCTAAAAGACCGTAAAATAAGCGTGGTCAAGTATTCTCTCTTGGGATCCATTCTTTCCAACCTTCTTCTGGTTCTTGGGACATCTCTCTTTTGTGGTGGCATTGCCAACCTTGGTAGAGAACAAAAATATGACAGA AGACAAGCCGATGTGAACTCACTCCTGCTGCTGTTGGCACTGTTGTGCCACTTGTTGCCGATGTTATTTCGATATTCTGGTGCCTCGGCTGCTTTGACTGCCGAACCAGCCCTCCAGTTGTCGAGAGCCAGTAGCATTGTAATGCTAATTGGATACGTTGCCTACATTGTCTTCCAATTGTGGACACATCGCCAATTATTTGAATCCCAGGAG GACTCAGAACTAGGAGATGATGATGCTGTAGAAGAAACAGCCGTGATAGGATTCTGGAGTGGATTTACTTGGTTGCTCGGGATGACCCTAATCATAGCTTTGTTGTCTGAGTATGTCGTGGCTACAATTGAG GATGCATCAGATTCTTGGGGTTTGTCTGTTAGCTTCCTCAGCATAATCTTGCTACCAATTGTGGGAAATGCAGCGGAACATGCAGGAGCAATCATATTTGCTTTCAAGAACAAGTTG GATATAACTTTAGGTGTTGCTTTGGGGTCTGCAGCTCAAATTGCAATGTTTGTG GTTCCATTATGCGTGATTGTAGCTTGGATTATGGGAATCAACATGAATCTTGATTTCAATGTACTCGAGACTGGTTCTCTTGCTTTATCTATAGTTGCTACAGCTTTCACTTTGCAG GATGGGACTTCTCACTACCTTAAAGGATTGGTTCTCCTCTTATTCTATATTGTCATTGCAGCCTGCTTCTTCGTATCCAAAACACCACTTA ACCAAGCAAATATCATCATCCCAGGAGTTAGGATGACAACAGAAGCAGTCTTCAGCGCTTAA
- the LOC121268023 gene encoding vacuolar cation/proton exchanger 3-like isoform X1: MASNVALPPHHHEPWLLENGNPKRLSKEIMRHGRTAHNMSSSSLRKKSDLTLVSRVPYACLRRLLANLQEVILGTKLFVLFPAIPLAILANCYGFGRPWIFALSLLGLVPLAERVSFLTEQIAYYTGPTVGGLLNATCGNATELIIAIFALKDRKISVVKYSLLGSILSNLLLVLGTSLFCGGIANLGREQKYDRRQADVNSLLLLLALLCHLLPMLFRYSGASAALTAEPALQLSRASSIVMLIGYVAYIVFQLWTHRQLFESQEQDSELGDDDAVEETAVIGFWSGFTWLLGMTLIIALLSEYVVATIEDASDSWGLSVSFLSIILLPIVGNAAEHAGAIIFAFKNKLDITLGVALGSAAQIAMFVVPLCVIVAWIMGINMNLDFNVLETGSLALSIVATAFTLQDGTSHYLKGLVLLLFYIVIAACFFVSKTPLNQANIIIPGVRMTTEAVFSA; this comes from the exons ATGGCTTCAAACGTAGCACTCCCTCCTCATCACCATGAACCATGGCTGTTGGAAAATGGCAACCCCAAGAGGCTGAGCAAGGAGATCATGAGGCATGGCCGGACAGCACACAACATGTCATCCTCTTCCCTTCGCAAAAAGTCCGACCTCACTCTCGTCTCAAGAGTTCCTTATGCTTGCCTTAGACGCTTGTTGGCTAACCTTCAAGAAGTTATTCTTGGAACTAAGCTTTTTGTTCTCTTTCCTGCCATCCCTCTGGCCATTCTCGCCAATTGTTACGGTTTTGGAAGA CCATGGATTTTCGCGTTGAGTTTACTTGGACTGGTACCATTGGCTGAACGTGTCAGCTTTCTCACAGA ACAAATTGCTTACTACACAGGTCCTACAG TGGGAGGGCTCCTAAATGCAACTTGTGGGAATGCAACAGAGCTCATTATAGCAATATTTGCTCTAAAAGACCGTAAAATAAGCGTGGTCAAGTATTCTCTCTTGGGATCCATTCTTTCCAACCTTCTTCTGGTTCTTGGGACATCTCTCTTTTGTGGTGGCATTGCCAACCTTGGTAGAGAACAAAAATATGACAGA AGACAAGCCGATGTGAACTCACTCCTGCTGCTGTTGGCACTGTTGTGCCACTTGTTGCCGATGTTATTTCGATATTCTGGTGCCTCGGCTGCTTTGACTGCCGAACCAGCCCTCCAGTTGTCGAGAGCCAGTAGCATTGTAATGCTAATTGGATACGTTGCCTACATTGTCTTCCAATTGTGGACACATCGCCAATTATTTGAATCCCAGGAG CAGGACTCAGAACTAGGAGATGATGATGCTGTAGAAGAAACAGCCGTGATAGGATTCTGGAGTGGATTTACTTGGTTGCTCGGGATGACCCTAATCATAGCTTTGTTGTCTGAGTATGTCGTGGCTACAATTGAG GATGCATCAGATTCTTGGGGTTTGTCTGTTAGCTTCCTCAGCATAATCTTGCTACCAATTGTGGGAAATGCAGCGGAACATGCAGGAGCAATCATATTTGCTTTCAAGAACAAGTTG GATATAACTTTAGGTGTTGCTTTGGGGTCTGCAGCTCAAATTGCAATGTTTGTG GTTCCATTATGCGTGATTGTAGCTTGGATTATGGGAATCAACATGAATCTTGATTTCAATGTACTCGAGACTGGTTCTCTTGCTTTATCTATAGTTGCTACAGCTTTCACTTTGCAG GATGGGACTTCTCACTACCTTAAAGGATTGGTTCTCCTCTTATTCTATATTGTCATTGCAGCCTGCTTCTTCGTATCCAAAACACCACTTA ACCAAGCAAATATCATCATCCCAGGAGTTAGGATGACAACAGAAGCAGTCTTCAGCGCTTAA